The Rutidosis leptorrhynchoides isolate AG116_Rl617_1_P2 unplaced genomic scaffold, CSIRO_AGI_Rlap_v1 contig424, whole genome shotgun sequence DNA window GATTTAGGACAAAGCATATGAGGAGGACCAAAAGTACAAGGAGGGGATGTACATCCTGGAAAGGGAATTGTTGCTGAGGCATGGTTGGTGATCCTAATTCCAATTGAATGGGTATAGAAGAAATCTCGAGATGAAATGAAGTACAGATTTAAGGCTATCTTGTTTTACACTACATACACACTATCAGTAAACTAAGTTAGATCAGACATGATTCATTTTGAACATCAATTGACATACTGAATGAATGTCTTGTGTTGTGCAGACAAGTTGTTAAACATTCACCAGAGTTTATGTTTTGGTGATTTCAGACTTGGTAGTATGACATTTTACACTAAATTCTAGTAATGTATATGAACATGCATCATTCTTTCATGTTTTGCTTCCGGACGAGTGTCATTGTGGACAATCTCAAAAGTGATAATGTATATTCCCTCCATTCCTAAATATTTGTCCATTTTCTTTTTCTTTAGTTCATCCAAAGAAAAGCAATGTATCTAGACATATCGTCATTTGGAAAGTGGCAATCGTTATCAAAAACCCGGTTTGAAACGCTTGCGCACAAACCAATTTGTCGAATTCAAGTGTGAATATCCTGTCATCATGCTTACAAAAAAGAGAGAATGACTAAACTTGAATAATAATGAATACTCTAAACATGATCAAATTTCTGACTCAATGGCAAAAGGGGTATAAACGTCGCCAAACACTAACGTTGGGGGTTCATCACACTAAAAGAAAAAACTCAGGGATAATAACGGTGTTAACATGAAACATAAGGGATGTAAATTACAATTTCATCCAAGTTTGATGGATGCAGAAATAACAAACCTAGACTCGGTAAACTCGATTAGCCCCTTCTCTTGTCGTCGTCGTCTTCCTTCTGTCTCTGTAAAAAGTCAAAACCCTTAAACCCTTCAATTAGCAGCAAAGCAaaatctctctctctaaaaatgaagTCTTTGATGGCTCCCACGTTTGCTCCACTCTCGTTTCACCTATCAAAGAGAAACCCATTAGCATTTCTTTCATCAGCTTCAAAATCCATTCTTTGTAATCATTACCCTTTAAATCTCCATATCCCCAAGTTCTTGCATAATCAAACCTCGGCGGTTTCACCCATATCCCCCATTTTTCCAATTCGATGTCGAGCTCTGCAATCTGATGCTTCCCAGAAGTCACACGGAGAGATTCACGTGATTGTGGGCCCAATGTTTGCTGGAAAAACAACCAACCTTCTTCGCCGAGTTCAGGCTGAGAGAGAAAATGGCAGGTTTGTTGTGTATTTTGTTTTTGGTTCTTTGTTGTTATGATTTGATTGTTTGGTATATGAAGTAAAATTAGTTAGTTTAGTATCAAATTACTTGTTTTGGTATTTGAATTTATCGAATTGTTGTTTATATTGGCTCGTTTGTCGGTTTTAAGCTTTGCGACCAAATAATTATTAGTGAATTGTGTTGGGTTCTGATGGAATGAGATTGTCACGTTGAGGTATTCCCAGCTTTCAGGTCAAGATGGGTCATAATAGTCTCCAATTGGACAAAATCTTAAAAGATCTGTGTACTACTGGAAGATTGAGTGAAGCTGTCAATCTGTTATGTGATTCGGGAACTAGAGTTGAGCCAAGTACTTATGCTTTACTATTGCAAGAATGCATACATAGGAAAGAATATACAAAAGGAAGAAGAATCCATACTCAGATGGTTGTTTCTGGGTACTCTCCTAGTGAGTATCTAAAGACTAAGTTGTTGATTTTGTATGCAAAATTAGGGGATATGCAGACTGCCTGTATAATGTTTGATAGGTATGTCGAGAAGAGTTTGATCTCTTGGAATGCGATGATTGGTGGGTTTGTTCAGAAAGGGCTACAAGAGAATGCACTAAGCTTTTATCACAAGATGAGAGAAACAGGTATGATGCCTGATCAGTATACATTTGCTTCCGTGTTTAGAGCTTGTGCCACATTAGCGTCTTTAGCTCATGGTAAGCGAGCTCATGGAATCATGGTGAAGTGCCATTTTAAAGCAAATGTGGTTGTCAATAGTGCTCTCATGGACATGTATTTCAAATGTAGTAGTATTCCTGATGGGAAACGTGTATTTGATAAATCATCAAACAAAAATGTTGTTACTTGGACTTCTTTGATATCTGGGTATGGCCAGCATGGAAAATTTGTAGAGGTTTTGGAATCCTTTAATAGGATGAGAAAAGAAGGCTTTAGACCAAATTATGTTActtttcttgttgttcttgttgcaTGTAGCCATGCTGGTTTCGTTGATGAAGGTTGGAATCATTTTTCCTCGATGACTCGAGATTTCGGAATCCAGCCTAGACAACAACATTATGCAGCCATGGTAGATCTTTTAGGACGTGCAGGAAGATTGCAAGACGCTTGTGAGTTTGTTTTGAACTCACCTTGTAAGAATCATTCAGTGATATGGGGAGCTTTACTGGGAGCTTGTAAAATTCATGGCAATCTTGAGCTGGCAAAGCTAGCTGCCAAGAAATTCTTTGAA harbors:
- the LOC139883599 gene encoding pentatricopeptide repeat-containing protein At4g16470-like, translating into MKSLMAPTFAPLSFHLSKRNPLAFLSSASKSILCNHYPLNLHIPKFLHNQTSAVSPISPIFPIRCRALQSDASQKSHGEIHVIVGPMFAGKTTNLLRRVQAERENGRFVMGHNSLQLDKILKDLCTTGRLSEAVNLLCDSGTRVEPSTYALLLQECIHRKEYTKGRRIHTQMVVSGYSPSEYLKTKLLILYAKLGDMQTACIMFDRYVEKSLISWNAMIGGFVQKGLQENALSFYHKMRETGMMPDQYTFASVFRACATLASLAHGKRAHGIMVKCHFKANVVVNSALMDMYFKCSSIPDGKRVFDKSSNKNVVTWTSLISGYGQHGKFVEVLESFNRMRKEGFRPNYVTFLVVLVACSHAGFVDEGWNHFSSMTRDFGIQPRQQHYAAMVDLLGRAGRLQDACEFVLNSPCKNHSVIWGALLGACIWGNVAEVWETMRDFGMNKESVAIVKSSKDNRYGLDSIVTHDGTKYPCFPLTNLSSFRQKIGVAAYDQLDVIGIDEAQFFEDLHDFCQEAADHDGKTVIVAGLDGDYLRRSFGSVLDIIPLADSVTKLTARCEVCGKRASFTLRKTEEAKTEIIGGSEFYMPVCRNHYVSGQVVREASRIVVESQKLHCVSS